Proteins encoded within one genomic window of Felis catus isolate Fca126 chromosome C1, F.catus_Fca126_mat1.0, whole genome shotgun sequence:
- the PTP4A2 gene encoding protein tyrosine phosphatase type IVA 2 yields MNRPAPVEISYENMRFLITHNPTNATLNKFTEELKKYGVTTLVRVCDATYDKAPVEKEGIHVLDWPFDDGAPPPNQIVDDWLNLLKTKFREEPGCCVAVHCVAGLGRAPVLVALALIECGMKYEDAVQFIRQKRRGAFNSKQLLYLEKYRPKMRLRVRDTNGHCCVQ; encoded by the exons ATGAACCGTCCAGCCCCTGTGGAGATCTCCTATGAGAACATGCGTTTTCTGATAACTCACAACCCTACCAATGCTACCCTCAACAAGTTCACAGAG gaaCTTAAGAAGTATGGAGTGACAACTTTGGTTCGAGTTTGTGATGCTACATATGATAAAGCTCCAGTTGAAAAAGAAGGAATCCACGTTCTA GATTGGCCATTTGATGATGGAGCACCACCCCCTAATCAGATAGTAGACGATTGGCTGAACCTGTTAAAAACCAAATTTCGTGAAGAGCCAGGTTGCTGTGTTGCAGTGCATTGTGTTGCAGGATTGGGAAG GGCACCCGTGCTGGTTGCACTTGCTTTGATTGAATGTGGAATGAAGTATGAAGATGCAGTTCAGTTTATAAGACA aaaaagaagggGAGCATTCAATTCCAAACAGCTGCTTTACCTGGAGAAATACCGACCTAAGATGCGATTGCGTGTCAGAGACACCAATGGGCACTGCTGTGTTCAGTAG